CAAGAATGTCATCATCAGTTAATCCCTTCAAAAGATTCAAGTAATTATCATTTTTTTTAGTCGCATATTTTACTTTTTCGTCTTCAGTGTAATCGTTTTCTTTGCCACCAGATTTAAGAATCAAATTCAATGAATCCATCCGACCAACACCTTTAAGCTGGTTAGCTAGGTCATCGGTCCAAGTGACACCTAATTCGTCCGCCAATTGATGCCAAGCTTGAGCATGATAAACTGACGTGTTAGCAATCACGCCATCTAAATCAAATATAAATCCTTTAATCTGTTCAAATTTAACCATATTAAACTCCTTTTGATAAAAAGATGCCTGAAAAGTTTTCAGACACCTCAAATTTTACAATTATTTAAGCATTAGTGGTTTGTCATAAACCTTAATTTGAAGTGGATCACCAGATACCAATTTAAACTCTGGTCCATCTTCCTTGACTGATATTTCGATGACACGACCTCTAAACACCTGTCTAAACGAATAGCTATTCCATTTCTTTGGCAAAAATGGTTTATAACTCAAAGTGCCATCGTCATGAACACGCATTCCAGCAAAGCCTTGAACCATCGCAAGCCAGCCACCTGTCATTGAAGTTATGTGCAATCCATCTGCAGTGTCATTATTATAATTGTCTAAGTCCAGTCTAGCGGTTCTCTCATATAAAGCAACCGCTTTCTCTTCATAATGTAAATCAGCCGCCAAAACAGAGTGGATTGCAGGAGAGAGACTTGATTCATGGACCGTTAATGGTTCATAGAAGTCAAAGTTACGCTTCTTCTCCCTTTCTGAAAAGTCATCAATAAAGTCCCAGATTCCTTGAAGAACATCGCCTTGCTTGATGTATGGAGAACGTAAAATCTTATCCCATGACCAATGTTGATTAATAGGCAATTGATCCTTAGGGATGGAACTAACTGGCTCAATATCCTTGTCTAAGAAACCATCATGTTGCACGAAAATACCTAAATCTTCATCATATGGCAAGTACATTTTATCGACAATGTCTTGCCAATTAGACATTTCGTCTTTTGAGACATCCAATTTCTTAAATTGATCAGATGTTACTTCACCAAGAATTTCTAATGTATATTTCAAGGTCCAGCGGGCCAAGAAATTAGTATACCAATTATTATCAACGTTATTCTCATATTCATCCGGTCCTGTAACGCCATGAATCATATATTTGCCGTTACGTTTACTGTAATGAACTCGATCAGCCCAGAAGCGTGACATTTCTGTCAGCATCTTACTACCTTCATTAAGTACAAATGATTTATCACCGGTATAACGCGTGTAGTTATAAATAGCAAAGGCTATATCGCCGTTACGGTGAATCTCTTCAAAAGTGATCTCCCATTCATTATGGCATTCAATTCCATTGAACGTCACCATTGGATAGAGCGCTCCTTTTAAGCCTTGTCTTTGAGCATTGATATAAGCACCTTTTAGTTGGTTATAACGATACATTAGTAAGTTACGAGAAACTTCGGGTTGAGATACTCCTAAATATACCGGAATACAGAATGCCTCAGTATCCCAATAAGTTGCTCCACCATATTTTTCGCCAGTAAAGCCTTTAGGTCCAATATTCAATCGAGAATCTTCACCAGAATATGTTGTGAATAATCCAAAGAGATTGAAACGCATCCCTTGTTGGGCATCAGTGTCACCATCGATTTTAATATCCGATTGATTCCAACGATTTTCCCAAACATTTTCATGGGCTCTTAACAAGTCATCATATGAGACTCTAGCAATTTTTGCTGCGATTCCTTCTTGGGCATCTCTAATATCATCGACTGACTCATAATCACGTGAAGTAACAACTACAACACGCTTTTCAATTGTACCCACATCATTAGGATTCAAATTAGCCTCAAAAGTTTTACTAGTCTCCATTTTATCAATCTTAGAATCAATTTCTTTAAGATCAGTAACATAACCAACTTGCATTCCAGACGTAAATCTTGGTGTACCAAAATCATTTGGCTTAGTTTCAGCAATAATACTATTGTCAGTAATCTCTAAAACCTGCCAGAAATGTTCATCATAATTAGCATCCTCATTTTTAACATCCGCATCTAAAGCCGATATAACTTTAATTTCGATTGATTGATCACTCAAGTTTTCGAAGCTAACTCTTTGAACAGACAGTTCCTTTGAAGCCACACTGAGGAATCTTTCGAATTGAAATTTAACTTTTTGACCATCTTTATCAACCACAAACGAACGACTCAAAGTAGCATGTTTCATATCAAGATCTAGTGTAAAATCACTAATCTTATCTTTATATAAATCAAGCTTTGAACCATTGATCAAAAAATTCATCTTGATAAAATTGACTGCGTTAATGACTTTTCCAAAGTATTCTGGATAGCCATTCTTCCACCAACCAACTCGAGTCTTATCCGGGTACCAGATACCTGCTAAATAAGTTCCAGGAAGACTATCACCTGAATAATCTTCTTCAAAATTACCACGCATCCCCATATATCCATTACCTAAACTAGTGATGCTTTCTTGTAATCGTTTATTTTCCTTGTCTAATTTGTGTGTGACCACATTCCAAGGATCCACTTCAAATATTCTCTTCATAATCAAAACCACCATACATATAAATTTATCTACTAATTAATCTTTTCCATTACAGTTACTGCATATGGTTGCAAAGTCATATTCTTACTAATTTTCAAAGTATTATCATTCGTCAACTTTGTTCTCCATACATTCTGAACTACTTTTCTAGGCAATGTGACAGTCCGTTTACCATCACTTAAATTACTAATAACTAAATATTCTTGTTCAGAATTCTTTCTCAAATAAGCAAAAACATTAGGATCATTATCCAAAATCAGTTCAAAGTCTCCATCAGTAAAGGCTGATTCATTCTTTCGTAAAGCAATCAATTTCTTATAAAAATTCAATATTGAATGAGAATCTTGCAATTCTTTTTCCACATTGATCTTTTTATAATTATCATTAATTGCTAACCAAGGATCTCCTTTTGAAAACCCAGCGTTAATCTCAGAACTCCACTGCATCGGTGTCCTAGCGTTATCTCGTGACCAGTGTGACATAATTTTCATAGCTTCTTTCGGATCATGACCTTGCTTGATAATTTCCTCAAAACGCTTTTTAGTGTTCAGTCCATCCATCTGCTCTGGCTTAGTAAAAGGATAATTGGTCATTCCTAATTCTTGGCCTTGATAAACAAATGGGGTTCCACATAACAACATATAAGTTGCCGCAATAGCTTTAGCCGACTGAGCAGTCTCATTACCTAAAACGGTATTAATTCGAGGATTATCGTGATTTTCCACGTATAAAGCATTCCAACCACCATCTGCCAAATCTCTTTGCCATCTAGCCAATACTTTTTTAAAACCTAAAGGATCAATCCTCTGCTCACCTAAT
This sequence is a window from Companilactobacillus alimentarius DSM 20249. Protein-coding genes within it:
- a CDS encoding glycoside hydrolase family 65 protein, whose protein sequence is MKRIFEVDPWNVVTHKLDKENKRLQESITSLGNGYMGMRGNFEEDYSGDSLPGTYLAGIWYPDKTRVGWWKNGYPEYFGKVINAVNFIKMNFLINGSKLDLYKDKISDFTLDLDMKHATLSRSFVVDKDGQKVKFQFERFLSVASKELSVQRVSFENLSDQSIEIKVISALDADVKNEDANYDEHFWQVLEITDNSIIAETKPNDFGTPRFTSGMQVGYVTDLKEIDSKIDKMETSKTFEANLNPNDVGTIEKRVVVVTSRDYESVDDIRDAQEGIAAKIARVSYDDLLRAHENVWENRWNQSDIKIDGDTDAQQGMRFNLFGLFTTYSGEDSRLNIGPKGFTGEKYGGATYWDTEAFCIPVYLGVSQPEVSRNLLMYRYNQLKGAYINAQRQGLKGALYPMVTFNGIECHNEWEITFEEIHRNGDIAFAIYNYTRYTGDKSFVLNEGSKMLTEMSRFWADRVHYSKRNGKYMIHGVTGPDEYENNVDNNWYTNFLARWTLKYTLEILGEVTSDQFKKLDVSKDEMSNWQDIVDKMYLPYDEDLGIFVQHDGFLDKDIEPVSSIPKDQLPINQHWSWDKILRSPYIKQGDVLQGIWDFIDDFSEREKKRNFDFYEPLTVHESSLSPAIHSVLAADLHYEEKAVALYERTARLDLDNYNNDTADGLHITSMTGGWLAMVQGFAGMRVHDDGTLSYKPFLPKKWNSYSFRQVFRGRVIEISVKEDGPEFKLVSGDPLQIKVYDKPLMLK